Proteins encoded by one window of Acinetobacter defluvii:
- a CDS encoding alpha/beta fold hydrolase, which translates to MNISVNQEIVNSIKTGNFLTNYHDVGEGFPVVMVHGSGPGVTAWANWRLVMPELAKDRRVIAPDMLGFGYTERPAGVVYSKEHWVQQLKDLFDALDVKQADLVGNSFGGSISLAFAIAYPERVRRLVLMGSVGVPFEITPGLDSVWGYEPSFENMRKLMDTFAYSRELVNDELAELRYQASIRPGFQESFAAMFPAPRQRWVDALVSPEEKIRQLPHDTLIIHGREDKVIPLETSTKLFELIQHAQLHVFGESGHWAQIEHSARFAKLLRDFFNE; encoded by the coding sequence ATGAATATTAGTGTAAATCAAGAAATCGTCAATTCAATTAAAACCGGCAATTTCCTCACCAATTATCATGATGTAGGAGAAGGCTTTCCTGTGGTGATGGTGCATGGGTCAGGCCCAGGTGTTACCGCATGGGCAAATTGGCGTTTGGTGATGCCGGAATTAGCAAAAGACCGTCGTGTAATTGCACCAGATATGCTGGGTTTTGGGTATACCGAGCGTCCCGCAGGTGTGGTGTATAGCAAAGAACATTGGGTGCAACAGCTCAAGGATTTATTTGATGCACTGGATGTAAAACAGGCCGATCTGGTAGGGAACTCTTTTGGTGGCAGTATTTCATTAGCTTTTGCGATTGCTTATCCAGAACGAGTACGTCGTCTGGTTCTGATGGGGAGTGTGGGCGTTCCTTTTGAGATCACACCTGGATTGGATAGTGTTTGGGGTTATGAACCTTCATTTGAAAATATGCGAAAGTTGATGGATACCTTTGCCTATAGTAGAGAACTGGTCAATGATGAGCTGGCTGAACTGCGTTATCAAGCCAGTATTCGTCCTGGTTTTCAGGAATCTTTTGCTGCGATGTTCCCAGCACCCCGTCAGCGTTGGGTTGATGCTTTAGTGAGTCCAGAAGAAAAAATTCGTCAATTGCCACATGACACGTTGATTATTCATGGTCGTGAAGACAAGGTGATTCCTTTAGAAACATCGACTAAATTATTTGAACTCATCCAGCATGCTCAGTTACATGTGTTTGGAGAAAGTGGTCACTGGGCACAAATAGAACATAGTGCACGTTTTGCCAAATTACTTAGAGATTTCTTCAACGAATAA
- a CDS encoding SphA family protein gives MKIKTLCLISGALACVFSASIYATENGSDSFALGAEGLLAGALPPPGLYLLTYYQNYTASNFVGSDGNTLIPDFDIDAKAVVPRLVWMTEQQLLGGQLGFYAAQPLVDLRLKMAGQRDHNSGLGDLIFAPMLGWHQGNHHWVAAVETIFPTGDYDQNDLANLGKNYYTFRPILAYTFSQPQGWDISTKMSYSFNTENKDTNYHSGEYFAADYSVGYKLNPNLTLAVQGYAFKQTQSDQVEDIDIGFRGQALAYGPGIHYQKDGWALEAKYLKETEVENRPKGDATWLKFVWSF, from the coding sequence ATGAAAATTAAGACCTTATGCTTAATTTCAGGGGCACTTGCGTGCGTATTTTCCGCAAGTATATATGCAACTGAAAACGGTTCAGACTCTTTTGCCTTAGGTGCAGAAGGACTTTTAGCAGGTGCACTTCCTCCACCTGGTTTATATTTACTGACCTATTACCAAAATTACACGGCATCCAACTTTGTTGGTTCTGATGGTAATACATTAATTCCAGACTTTGATATTGATGCCAAGGCTGTAGTGCCACGTTTAGTCTGGATGACGGAACAGCAGTTACTGGGTGGGCAATTGGGTTTTTATGCAGCCCAGCCTTTAGTTGATTTGCGTTTAAAAATGGCGGGGCAACGCGATCATAACAGTGGATTAGGTGATCTTATTTTTGCACCGATGCTCGGTTGGCATCAGGGCAATCATCATTGGGTTGCTGCGGTAGAAACCATTTTTCCTACCGGAGATTATGATCAAAATGATTTAGCCAATTTAGGCAAAAATTATTATACCTTCAGACCAATTCTTGCTTATACCTTTAGTCAGCCACAAGGTTGGGATATTTCAACCAAAATGTCATATAGCTTCAACACCGAAAATAAAGACACTAACTATCACTCGGGTGAATATTTTGCTGCTGACTATAGCGTGGGCTATAAGCTCAACCCGAATTTAACCCTTGCTGTGCAGGGCTACGCTTTTAAACAAACCCAATCCGATCAAGTTGAAGATATTGATATTGGTTTCCGTGGACAAGCCCTCGCTTATGGGCCAGGTATTCATTATCAAAAAGATGGCTGGGCTTTAGAAGCGAAGTACTTAAAAGAAACTGAAGTAGAGAACCGCCCTAAAGGTGATGCCACCTGGCTTAAATTTGTCTGGTCATTTTAA